ACCTGCATTTTCTAAAAGCCTGAAACCATAAAACTCTGAAAAGGCGTGGCCGTACGTTGCTGGCCTAGATGACGTCAGGTCGACACGCTGGGCGGCTGTTGCGAGCCCCGACTGCGGGATGCAGTACGGTGCTCCATGCGTCACGTGGTGCGCGCCAGCGCGCACCACTCACAGACAGACTTCAACCGCACAGGAGTCCGCAGATGACCCAGCTAGACCCACCGGAGGATGGTCCGCGAGGGGTTGCTACCACGGCTCTCTCCGGTAAGGGCGGCCCTGGAAAATCTTTTCTCACACACCACCTTGCCAGTGAGGCTTCCTCGCAAGGTAAGTCAGTCCTGATGATGGACGCAGATCCCGAAGCCAACTTGACCGCGCGCTTCGTGGAAAACAACCCAGGACTCAAAGACGCTCCTGGCTTGGCTGATGTACTCATTGCAGCTGGAATTCTAAACGGAGATGACCAATTCGACTACGAAGCAGGAGCAGAAAAACTCCGTGAGGTAATCCAGTCTATCGATTGGCCCGGGGTTAAGTTCATACCTGCAGGAAAACAACTTCTAGCTATCAGCCAGGTAACCTTGAATGGCCAGAACTGGCAGTGGCTCATTAGGGAGATTTTTGAAGAAGCTGGCTTGTACGATGAGTTCGATCTTTTAGCACTTGACACCGCCGGGCGACGAGCTGCACTCGTAACGATGGTAATGTACGCATGCGATGTGGCCTTTTCCCCCATCGGAAACACTGCTGACTCCGTTCTTAAGGCGAAGCAAGCCAAGGATCGCGTCTTAGCGATTCAGGGCGTTCATCCCTTGAAGTGGGTGGGCGTCGTGGTCACTGGACTGGACATGCGGGCTGCCGCAAACGTGGACATCCGGGCACAAGCCTTCGAAGAGTTCGGCCTGCTCGACAACGAAGGCAACATTGTAGGACAAGGCGAAGTAGTGCTCGAAATTCCATATCGACCGGCGACTGTTCATGAGGCATACAACAACGGTAAGCGCCTCGAAGAATACAAGGGTCAAGGCGCGCAAGATATGTCGAAGCTTTTTAGAGACTTTCTAAAAGAACACATCTTTGGATCTCGCTCGCAGGTCAGGGAGGTAGAAGCGTGAGCCCGGCAGAGTCTAAAGCGGAGAGGATCAGGCGCGAGCGTCGTGAGCGACGGGGGCAGCCCGCAATTGATCCCGACGCTGATTCAACAATTCTGCCTACTGCACCAAAGCCCGCACACTCCGCTGAGCCCAAGCCCGAGCCCAAGCCGGAACCCAAGCCCGAGCCCAAGCCCGAGCCCAAGCCCGAGCCCAAGCCCGAGCCCAAGCCCGAGCCCAAGCCCGAGCCCAAGCCCGAGCCCAAGCCCGAGCCCAAGCCCGAGCCCAAGCCCGAGCCCAAGCCCGAGCCCAAGCCGGAACCCAAGCCCGAGCCCGCAGAGCAGACGGGCGAACGAGCAGAGAATGTCAACAGCGTTCCCCTGAATCCGTCCTGGGCTCCCACTGCGTTGATCGAGTCTTACAGGGCTGCGCACACGTTCACTGGTACCGAATGGGTCCCAGCGTCGGTCAGTCTTGAGAAGGATGTTAAGAGGCGACTCGAGCGGCGACGAAGCCGCGACTACAAGAAGTATCGGCTCAAGATCGCCGAGACGCACTACATCAACGCTGCATTCAAATCACGGCCGAAATCGCTCGACCAGTTGATCGACCTGACTCGGGAGTACCTGGAGGGACGAGGGCTTCATCCCTACGTGGGCAGGGGCACGACGACGCGCGTTGAGCCTGCGGTGGAGGCTGACATGGAAGATCTCGAAGTAGATCTCCGAGATCATGCTGGCTTCGGAATGTTCGGCAAAGTACAAAGCGCCCTCGTCGCTAGATTGCTTGATGCGCTCGACCAGAGCGACATTACCGATGGCGCACTGGATCTGGATGCTCTTAGTGCCCGCACGTAGCTCAGCACCTAGTCAATGGAGGCGGGCCATCGTGGGCCTCACACTTGATTGATCGGGTAGACCAGACCCATTGCCGTGACGAACGGGGAGAGGAGAGGGTTCGTCACGGCAATGGGCCGCTGGGAGGGATCCCGAATCAGCAGCGCTCTCACCTCATCTGCGGACGTGGAGGGATTCCCCAGCAAGGACGCAGCGCGCGTTTGCCCGTCCCCGACGAACTAGCAGCCCCCATCGTGTCCATCTACAGCAGGGAAACTTGATTGCACTGTCATGCAGCGGGGTCGGCTCGGCCCCGCAATGACACCCGCAAGTTCGCAGACAGGACAGCGGCGAGTTGCCTCGGCCCGATCGGCGTTGGTGGACGGAATAGCCGCTACCTGGGCAAGAAGCTAGCCTCGTTTGGTCGCCGCTCGGTCAAGCTGCTTGATGCGAGTCAGCAACTCAGGCGACTCAGGATCGGCGGCCCCTTCGATCATGACCATCAGCGTGTAGGACTCCACGTCGAGCCGACACCGGGTGGATTGAACTCGTCGACGCCGATCTTGACAGCTACCGTGGCCAGAATACCGACGAACCAGTCAGGCCAGTCGAGAACTTCCCAAAAAGCACGCACGAAGATCCTAGCCAGGTTGCTCGTCAACTCGGCGTCCGCCTGCTCGCGAACGACCATGTCAACCCAGTCGGGGTGGCGAAGTCCGCAGAGCGCCAAGTCACCTCCCAACTGGGTGGACGGCGCAATTCGCTTGGGCTGATCAGCGGGAAATAGCAGTTGGTAAATGAAGTCACGCTGCCACCCGACGTCGAATTCCAGCGAGGCATCATCCGTAACCCACGTTGACAGCAGTACCTCGAACCCTCCGAGCTCTTGTGCTGCCAGCGCAACCGCTCTGGCGATCCAACCTGAAAAATCGTAGGTCGTTTCCCAACTCAAGAGGAGCAGCGAATATGTCTCAACGTCGAGCAGCGGTTCTTCTGAGGCCATTGGGACCCCCCCCGTTACCGTTTTCGTAGTTCCTGATCAAGGAGCTGTGGTCGCCAGGTCCGGCATGACTGTGTCCCCCAGTCGAAGTGATGATCCGGGGGGTGGTGTCACCGGGCCTGGTGGCATCGACCGACCGCTGATAAGGACACGGCCGCCGCTGGGCAGGTCTCCTCGTAACGTGGGTGCCGGCGCTCGATGCTCGACCGGGCGACCACCCGCACCACGGCGAAGGGCATGGTGGATGACCAGCGATATCAGGGTTTTTCTGGGCTTGGACGTGGGCAAGGGTGACCATCACGCGGTGGGGCTGGACCCGGACGGCAAGCGGCTGCACGACGCTCCGCTGCCCAACAGCGAACCGAAACTGCGGGCGTTGTTCGACAAACTCGCCGGCCACGGGCGGCTGCTGGTCGTGGTCGACCAGCCCGCCACCATCGGAGCCCTGCCGGTCGCGATCGCCCGCGCAGCCGGGCACCAGGTGGCCTACCTGCCCGGCCTGGCGATGCGCCGCATCGCCGATCTCTACCCCGGCCGGGCGAAAACCGACGCCCGCGACGCGTTCGCCCGTCGCCGACGCCGCCCGCTCGCTCCCGCACACCCTGCGCCAGGTCGACCTCGGCGACGACGCCCTGGCCGAACTCGACGTGCTGGTCGGGTTCGACGACGACCTCGCCGCCGAAGCGACCCGTCTGTCCAACCGCGTCCGCGGCCTGCTCACCGGCATCCAC
Above is a window of Amycolatopsis sp. AA4 DNA encoding:
- a CDS encoding ParA family protein — encoded protein: MTQLDPPEDGPRGVATTALSGKGGPGKSFLTHHLASEASSQGKSVLMMDADPEANLTARFVENNPGLKDAPGLADVLIAAGILNGDDQFDYEAGAEKLREVIQSIDWPGVKFIPAGKQLLAISQVTLNGQNWQWLIREIFEEAGLYDEFDLLALDTAGRRAALVTMVMYACDVAFSPIGNTADSVLKAKQAKDRVLAIQGVHPLKWVGVVVTGLDMRAAANVDIRAQAFEEFGLLDNEGNIVGQGEVVLEIPYRPATVHEAYNNGKRLEEYKGQGAQDMSKLFRDFLKEHIFGSRSQVREVEA